In a genomic window of Trachemys scripta elegans isolate TJP31775 chromosome 12, CAS_Tse_1.0, whole genome shotgun sequence:
- the LOC117885998 gene encoding uncharacterized protein LOC117885998, whose amino-acid sequence MAQSHRSTVGSSLVPRSLVPRKDSLGTDVFRDDSGDCIVRSDLGCYLQTKDFLERGHDIKIRRLHPACQGGDHYVGNRQESNIYIIKGSSYRVVRDLSTDKGAQIFELHPRCRGGDHYGRAGWTFFIIFQNQGEIRWVTNLRTAEGEKNFVLHPECCKGLYYFGIDQYLALIKMDEKWGAHFYLYPDASKDKLDSFFSIHPDVLNFFPGGLTLTKGISTCGWECIKTLHNNSDSPITWSDKVTRKVGYAKQKMSTIEHNWSISAEMSIGAGDLTKLITQLQFSLKAEYGGRSIHTEQEDWNEAREEEESIQVTLEPQKNLYIWQYQLGIGQEPILFCRDIQFTKENNPPDRIPLPPVP is encoded by the exons ATGGCCCAGTCACATAGATCAACAGTG GGCTCCAGTCTAGTCCCTAGATCATTGGTCCCTCGGAAGGACTCCCTGGGCACAGACGTCTTTCGCGATGACAGTGGAGACTGCATCGTCCGCTCCGACCTGGGCTGCTACCTGCAGACGAAAGATTTCCTTGAGAGGGGGCATGACATCAAGATCCGGAGACTGCACCCTGCATGCCAGGGTGGGGATCACTATGTGGGCAACAGGCAGGAATCCAATATCTACATCATCAAGGGCAGTTCCTATCGGGTTGTGAGGGACCTGAGCACAGATAAGGGAGCTCAGATCTTTGAGCTGCATCCCAGGTGCCGCGGTGGAGACCACTACGGGAGGGCTGGTTGGACCTTCTTCATCATTTTCCAAAACCAGGGTGAAATCCGCTGGGTGACTAATTTGAGGACAGCTGAGGGTGAAAAAAACTTTGTCTTGCACCCTGAATGCTGCAAGGGGCTCTACTACTTTGGCATCGATCAGTACCTAGCCCTGATCAAGATGGATGAGAAGTGGGGAGCTCATTTCTACCTGTACCCAGACGCGAGCAAAGACAAGCTGGACTCCTTCTTCTCCATCCACCCCGACGTGCTGAACTTCTTCCCTGGGGGCTTGACCCTCACCAAGGGCATCTCAACCTGCGGCTGGGAGTGCATCAAGACCCTGCACAACAACTCCGACTCCCCCATCACCTGGTCTGACAAGGTCACCCGCAAGGTGGGCTATGCCAAGCAGAAGATGTCCACCATTGAGCACAACTGGAGCATCTCTGCTGAGATGTCCATCGGGGCTGGAgacctcaccaagctcatcacCCAGCTCCAGTTCTCCCTCAAGGCTGAGTATGGCGGGAGAAGCATCCACACGGAACAGGAGGACTGGAATGAAGCCCGAGAAGAAGAGGAGTCAATCCAGGTGACCCTGGAGCCCCAAAAGAACCTGTACATCTGGCAATACCAGCTCGGCATAGGCCAGGAGCCCATCTTGTTCTGCAGGGACATCCAGTTCACCAAAGAAAACAACCCACCCGACCGCATCCCGCTGCCTCCAGTCCCCTAA